The DNA window ATCACTGGAAGTTCATTTTCCTTAAACTTCTGCGGCCAAACTTTCAGATAGCCGTCGAACAGGCGTGTCGTGCCGTTGGCTTTCAGTGTGTATTGTTTTGCGTTTGTGCCTTTGGGGGTTGCGGCGGTGATTTCTATTCCGGTCGCGTCAAAGGTTGCCTGCGGCATTTGTGATGCCAAAAAACGCTGCCAGATAAGCGTGTAGAGTTTTTTCTCACCCGCTTCGGCGGTGGCAATTGTGTCGGGCGTTTCGGCTGGCTTAGTGGGGCGGATAGCTTCGTGCGCTTCCTGCGCGAGGCGCGATTTTGTTTTGAATACGCGCGGGGCGTCGGCGGCGTAGGCGGCGCCGAATGTTTCCGTTAAGTATTGTTTCGCGGCGACAAGCGATTCCTTTGAAAGGTTCAGCGAATCCGTGCGCATGTAGGTGATGAAACCATTTTCATACAGGCGCTGCGCCAGAAGCATTGTTTTTTTAGATGAATAGCCGAGCCGCTTTGACGCTTCCTGTTGCAGGGTGCTGGTGGTAAATGGCGGCGGCGGATTTTTCTTCAGCGTTTTTTTAGTGATGCCGGCAATAGCAAACGACGCCGAGGAAAGATCGGCAGAGATCGCTTTTGCGGTTGCTTCATTGGGAATGCTGAATTTTTCCATCGGTGCATCTCCGATTGAGGCGAGCGTGGCGACAAACGGCGCGTCCTTGGCTGTGAGCCGTGCGATAACAGACCAGTACTCTTCGGGCTTGAAAGCGCGGATTTCCAGCTCGCGTTCCATAATTAATCGCACGGCAACGGATTGCACGCGTCCGGCCGAGAGTCCTTTTGCCACCTTTTTCCACAAGAACGGGGAAAGTTTATAACCGACAAGCCGGTCCAGGACTCTCCGCGCCTGCTGAGCGTTCACGAGGTTCATGTCCAGTGCGCGCGGGTGCGTGAGCGCTTCTTCAATCGCGGACTTTGTGATTTCGTGAAAAACAATGCGCTCCGTTTTCTTGGTTTCTTGTTTTCCTGTTTTCTTGTCGTCAAGCCCGAGGGCTTGAGCGAGGTGCCACGCGATTGCCTCTCCTTCGCGGTCTTCATCAGTCGCGAGTACGATTTCGTCGCTTTTTGCCGCCGCCAGTTTGAGCTTCTTGAGCGTCGCGCGCGACTTTAGCGGAACCAAATATTGCGGCGTGTAGTTTTTTTCAACATCAATGCCGAGCTTGCTTCGCGGAAGATCGCGAATATGGCCGTAGGAAGATTCCACGACATAGTCGTCGTCGAGAAATTTTCCTATCGTTTTTGCTTT is part of the bacterium genome and encodes:
- the topA gene encoding type I DNA topoisomerase, which encodes MKLVIVESPTKAKTIGKFLDDDYVVESSYGHIRDLPRSKLGIDVEKNYTPQYLVPLKSRATLKKLKLAAAKSDEIVLATDEDREGEAIAWHLAQALGLDDKKTGKQETKKTERIVFHEITKSAIEEALTHPRALDMNLVNAQQARRVLDRLVGYKLSPFLWKKVAKGLSAGRVQSVAVRLIMERELEIRAFKPEEYWSVIARLTAKDAPFVATLASIGDAPMEKFSIPNEATAKAISADLSSASFAIAGITKKTLKKNPPPPFTTSTLQQEASKRLGYSSKKTMLLAQRLYENGFITYMRTDSLNLSKESLVAAKQYLTETFGAAYAADAPRVFKTKSRLAQEAHEAIRPTKPAETPDTIATAEAGEKKLYTLIWQRFLASQMPQATFDATGIEITAATPKGTNAKQYTLKANGTTRLFDGYLKVWPQKFKENELPVIQKDSVLALQGIDPEQHFTEPPPRFNEASLIKTLEEFGIGRPSTYAPIISVIQLRNYVKKEEGKFFPTEIGELVNKVLTENFPEVVDIGFTAKMEESLDSVAEGNEKWQDLIGSFYVPFAKNLETKYEEVKKTIADEPTNEVCEKCGKPMIIKFGRFGKFMACSGFPECKTTKQLPKDAPKTIGMKCPDCLASPERKDAPGEIVERKVSRGRARGKIFWGCAKYPACKYASWTDPRNPEADAAAPKAKTPEAEEEPEKEEAEKVE